CTTGTTTGCTGTCAACATGTATCCACCCGTCATGCTCTTCAATTATCCTGTGTACAATAGACAAACCAAGCCCCGAACCATTTTCCTTTGTTGTAAAAAATGGTACGAATACCTTATCCAGGATACCGTCATCAATGCCCTGACCTGTATCCTTAAACACTATCTCAGCCCACTTTCCCGATCTTGAGTTTTTAACATCTCCCTTATCACCGCTCATCCCTGAGCTGATAGTTAACACTCCACCATCAGGCATTGCCTGGACTGCATTTATAGCAAGGTTCCAGAATACCTGTGACATTTGATGCGGGTCAACAGACAACATGAGATTCTTTTCTTTAAATTCTTCACGTGTGTAATTTTTCGCACTCCTGTAGATATCGCTGTTCTTCAATAATTTTATTGTATCAAGCAGCAGGTCATTAATATCCATAAGTTTCTTTTGAGGCTGGTTTGGCTTGGCATATGTAAGAAATTCTGTAATTGTCATATTAAGCCTGTCCATTTCCCTGAGGGCAATCTCCATGAGGTAAGCATTTTCACCCTCCAGGGATAACTCTTCCTTCAATATCTGCATTGAACCGCTGAGGGATGCAAGCGGGTTCCTTATTTCATGTGCCATACCTGCTGCAACCTCACCTATCATGGCCATCTTCTCCCTGTCTTTAACTTCCTTTTCCATCTCTTTGACCTTAGTCAGGTCCTGAAAAATAACTATCAAACCGTGGCTTTTGCCACTTTCATCCAGGAGGTGAGAGACATTCATACCCAGTATTATCCGGGAATCATGTCCTTTGTTAACTTCACTTTCAAAACGGTAAATCGGGAGAATCTGTTTCACACTGCTTAGAATATCTTCAATTTCCTTTACCGGTAAAATCTCGAG
This window of the Nitrospirota bacterium genome carries:
- a CDS encoding PAS domain S-box protein — its product is MEELGKKLISLMVVRVVFVTLFLGSFLFLGIRFKEGPFLIPAFYSLIAITYFFTIIYAILYKLISHRVSAYIQIFSDIILVTALVSATEGVESPFVFLYLISIIPASILLYRRGALLAAAAASISYGVIVNAQFYELFPFLTGTALPGKTLFYVLSLHIAAFFAVAYLGSSAVETLRRMKEELRAKDSNIEELQAFNVNVAQCMSTGLLTTDGQGRITAFNRAAEEITGLKWDDVRGKGFLEILPVKEIEDILSSVKQILPIYRFESEVNKGHDSRIILGMNVSHLLDESGKSHGLIVIFQDLTKVKEMEKEVKDREKMAMIGEVAAGMAHEIRNPLASLSGSMQILKEELSLEGENAYLMEIALREMDRLNMTITEFLTYAKPNQPQKKLMDINDLLLDTIKLLKNSDIYRSAKNYTREEFKEKNLMLSVDPHQMSQVFWNLAINAVQAMPDGGVLTISSGMSGDKGDVKNSRSGKWAEIVFKDTGQGIDDGILDKVFVPFFTTKENGSGLGLSIVHRIIEEHDGWIHVDSKQGIGTQFTIYLPVG